A stretch of Flavobacterium sp. N2270 DNA encodes these proteins:
- the mutL gene encoding DNA mismatch repair endonuclease MutL, which produces MSSIIQLLPDHVANQIAAGEVVQRPASVVKELIENAIDAKATDIKLIVKDAGKTLVQVIDNGSGMNVTDARLCFERHATSKIRNAEDLFALNTKGFRGEALASIAAIAHVELKTKQEQEELGTHIIIEGSKFVSQDVAVLPKGTSFAVKNLFFNIPARRNFLKSDTVEFRHIVDEFQRVALAHPSIYFTLIHNGSETFNLPNSNYRQRIVNVFGGKTNEKLVPVTEDTEIVSIGGFVGKPEHAKKSRGEQFFFVNDRFIKSGYLHHAIMNAYEGLLREGNQPSYFLYLNVPPNTIDINIHPTKTEIKFDDEHALYAILRSAVKHSLGQFNVAPVLDFERDANLDTPYDYKNKEGEFPTIQIDTTFNPFESSEGTKKEHSSSSSVTYKSKTKDLQWDNLYVGLKHDTQEIHSHSFENHEITGSLFNDREIEDSPSRTYQIHKKYIVSSIKSGMLVINQSRAHQRILYEQFLTNITVNKASSQQLLFPLELYFSNDEVQFILELKPSLENTGFIFDSIEKDKVLISGIPVNVQESEIPIVIEELITTLQEEIPENSFSLNDGIAKSMAKSIAVKNGAYLTEKEQENLVNGLFACKDASVSPFNKPTFITLSVEDLDKKFAL; this is translated from the coding sequence ATGTCAAGTATAATTCAACTATTACCAGATCATGTTGCCAATCAAATTGCAGCAGGGGAAGTCGTTCAGCGACCTGCTTCTGTAGTTAAAGAATTAATTGAAAATGCTATAGACGCAAAGGCAACAGATATTAAATTAATTGTTAAAGATGCTGGTAAAACACTAGTGCAAGTTATTGATAATGGTTCAGGTATGAATGTTACCGATGCTCGTTTGTGTTTTGAAAGACATGCAACATCGAAAATCCGTAATGCAGAAGATTTATTTGCTTTAAATACTAAAGGTTTTCGTGGTGAAGCTTTGGCTTCCATTGCTGCTATTGCACATGTTGAGTTAAAAACCAAACAAGAACAAGAAGAATTAGGAACGCATATTATCATTGAAGGAAGTAAATTTGTTTCTCAAGATGTTGCTGTGTTGCCTAAAGGAACTTCTTTTGCGGTTAAAAATTTATTTTTTAATATTCCGGCTCGTAGAAATTTCTTAAAATCAGATACAGTTGAATTTAGGCATATTGTAGATGAATTTCAACGTGTTGCTTTGGCACATCCTTCAATCTATTTTACCTTAATTCATAACGGAAGTGAAACGTTTAATTTGCCAAATTCAAACTACAGACAGCGAATTGTAAATGTGTTTGGAGGCAAGACTAATGAAAAATTAGTACCTGTTACCGAAGATACTGAGATTGTTTCTATTGGTGGTTTTGTAGGTAAGCCAGAACATGCAAAAAAGAGTAGAGGAGAGCAATTTTTCTTTGTTAATGATCGTTTCATTAAAAGCGGATATTTACATCATGCAATTATGAATGCTTATGAAGGTTTATTGCGTGAAGGAAATCAACCAAGTTACTTTTTGTATTTAAATGTTCCGCCAAATACTATAGATATTAATATTCATCCAACGAAAACTGAAATTAAGTTTGACGATGAACATGCTTTATATGCTATTTTGCGTTCGGCTGTGAAACATAGTTTGGGCCAATTTAATGTTGCGCCAGTTTTAGACTTTGAAAGAGATGCTAATTTAGATACACCATACGATTATAAGAATAAAGAAGGAGAATTTCCAACCATTCAAATCGATACCACTTTTAATCCTTTCGAATCGAGTGAGGGAACTAAAAAAGAGCATTCAAGTTCGTCAAGTGTAACTTATAAATCAAAAACAAAAGATCTTCAGTGGGATAATTTATACGTTGGATTAAAACATGACACACAAGAGATTCATTCTCATTCTTTTGAAAATCATGAAATAACAGGTTCTTTGTTTAACGATAGAGAAATTGAAGATTCACCTTCTAGAACGTATCAAATTCATAAAAAATACATAGTAAGTTCAATAAAATCAGGAATGCTTGTAATTAATCAAAGTAGAGCACATCAGCGCATTTTGTACGAGCAATTTTTAACGAATATTACCGTAAATAAAGCTTCAAGTCAGCAATTGTTATTTCCATTAGAATTATATTTTTCAAATGATGAAGTTCAGTTTATTTTAGAATTAAAGCCTTCGTTAGAAAATACCGGTTTTATTTTTGATTCTATAGAAAAGGATAAAGTCTTAATTTCTGGAATACCAGTAAATGTTCAAGAAAGTGAAATCCCTATTGTAATTGAAGAGTTGATAACTACTTTACAAGAAGAAATTCCGGAAAATTCCTTTTCATTAAACGATGGAATTGCAAAATCAATGGCAAAAAGTATTGCTGTAAAAAATGGAGCATATTTAACCGAAAAAGAACAAGAAAATTTAGTAAACGGATTATTTGCGTGTAAAGACGCAAGTGTTTCGCCTTTTAATAAACCAACATTCATCACGTTAAGTGTTGAAGATTTAGATAAAAAATTTGCTTTATGA
- a CDS encoding rhomboid family intramembrane serine protease, producing MMNMTEMVKQLLIINIIFFVGSYLVPNSSELLALHYFEGDKFRIWQPITHMFMHGGLMHIFFNMFALVSFGSTLEQFWGGKKFLFFYLSCGMGAMLLHTGVNYYLFHHGLGILVENGINQAEIFQVLNEGKYNTQWLEIISQTTMDNMASAYLAPAVGASGAIYGLLVAFAFMFPNAELALMFIPVPVKAKYFVPVILAIDLFLGLKGNSLFGSGGTGVAHFAHLGGALCGFLMMWYWKKNQFNNNRWN from the coding sequence ATGATGAACATGACTGAAATGGTTAAGCAATTGCTAATCATTAATATTATTTTTTTTGTAGGGAGTTATTTAGTTCCTAATTCATCGGAACTATTGGCCTTGCATTATTTTGAAGGAGATAAATTTAGAATTTGGCAGCCTATAACACACATGTTTATGCATGGTGGTTTAATGCATATTTTCTTTAATATGTTTGCTTTGGTTTCTTTTGGAAGTACTTTAGAGCAATTTTGGGGAGGTAAAAAATTCTTGTTTTTCTATTTGTCATGCGGAATGGGTGCAATGTTGTTGCATACAGGAGTTAATTATTATTTATTTCATCATGGTTTAGGTATTTTGGTAGAAAACGGAATCAATCAAGCTGAAATTTTTCAAGTTTTAAACGAAGGAAAATACAATACACAGTGGCTTGAAATTATTTCGCAAACTACAATGGATAATATGGCTAGTGCTTACTTAGCGCCTGCAGTTGGAGCTTCTGGAGCTATTTATGGATTATTAGTTGCTTTTGCCTTTATGTTTCCAAATGCTGAGTTGGCTTTAATGTTTATTCCTGTTCCGGTAAAAGCAAAATATTTTGTTCCTGTTATTTTAGCAATTGATTTATTTCTTGGTTTAAAAGGAAATTCATTATTTGGAAGTGGTGGAACTGGAGTAGCACATTTTGCACATCTTGGTGGTGCTTTATGCGGATTTTTAATGATGTGGTACTGGAAAAAAAATCAGTTTAATAATAATCGTTGGAACTAA
- a CDS encoding rhomboid family protein, which yields MSIIEDIKSQYRTGGIVQKLIFWNIGLYLLSLLFFYNFSFGNFNFPSWLALYSNSDDFIFSPWTLFSYMFLHAGFLHLLFNMMVLHFSGRLFETYFTQKQLFGLYVLGGIFSGIVFLVSFLLIGKSSVLVGASGAIMALLIATATYAPFMQIRLMLIGVVKLWQVAFVIVLLDLIQLPLDNSGGHLAHLAGALFGFLYIKMLNSGTDVSKLISSIQEFFENCLKPKKKTTFKKVHKNKSNPSSTSFTKKEKTMDQKKIDDILDRISQSGYDSLTKEEKEFLFKAGK from the coding sequence ATGAGCATAATTGAAGATATAAAAAGTCAATATAGAACAGGAGGAATTGTTCAAAAACTAATATTTTGGAATATTGGACTTTATTTATTGTCTTTACTTTTCTTCTATAATTTTTCATTTGGTAATTTTAATTTTCCGTCTTGGTTAGCATTGTATTCTAATTCTGATGATTTTATTTTTTCGCCTTGGACATTGTTTAGTTATATGTTTTTGCATGCAGGTTTTTTGCATTTGCTTTTTAACATGATGGTTTTGCATTTTTCAGGTCGATTGTTTGAAACGTATTTTACCCAAAAACAATTATTTGGTTTATATGTTCTTGGTGGAATTTTCTCTGGAATAGTTTTCTTAGTATCATTTTTACTTATTGGAAAATCTTCTGTATTAGTTGGAGCAAGTGGCGCCATAATGGCTTTGTTAATTGCAACTGCAACTTACGCACCTTTTATGCAAATTAGATTAATGCTTATAGGAGTTGTAAAACTTTGGCAAGTTGCTTTTGTGATTGTTTTATTAGATTTAATTCAATTGCCTTTAGATAATAGTGGAGGACATTTAGCACATTTAGCTGGAGCTTTATTTGGCTTTTTATATATTAAAATGTTAAATTCTGGTACAGATGTTTCTAAATTGATATCTTCGATCCAAGAATTTTTTGAAAATTGTTTAAAACCTAAGAAAAAAACGACTTTTAAAAAAGTTCATAAAAATAAATCGAATCCAAGTTCTACATCTTTCACAAAAAAAGAAAAGACAATGGACCAGAAAAAGATTGATGATATTTTGGATAGAATTTCACAATCGGGTTATGATAGTTTAACAAAAGAAGAAAAAGAATTTCTATTTAAAGCAGGTAAATGA
- a CDS encoding endonuclease/exonuclease/phosphatase family protein translates to MQQESWISKIAFFLNKVLALLTLLAYILPFLSPKLFPFLSVLTLSLPFFLFLNFLFFVIWLLQLKRKIFLSAFVLLIGFTFINKFYKFSETNIQDETTDFTLMSFNVRLFNLYEWLPNKEVPEQITEVIQSYNPDILCLQEYSPNDKVRVRNFGYKYIKVEGGKNKYGQAIFSKFEIVNKGEINFPNSSNNVIYVDIIKNIDTVRVYSMHLQSIKISTDIHENIDENKSRFIFKRISSAFKEQQLQSELIQKHYEECHFPKIVCGDMNNSAFSYVYRNIKGNMADAFEKAGSGFGASYNFKYYPARIDYVFVEEGIEVKEFKTDNTVQLSDHFPVFTRLNLDVKNLK, encoded by the coding sequence ATGCAACAAGAATCGTGGATAAGTAAAATAGCCTTTTTCTTAAATAAAGTATTAGCTTTGTTAACGTTACTTGCTTATATACTACCTTTTTTGTCACCTAAACTATTTCCTTTTTTAAGCGTTTTAACTTTATCATTACCTTTTTTTCTTTTTTTAAACTTTCTTTTTTTCGTTATATGGTTGCTTCAGTTAAAACGTAAAATATTTCTTTCAGCTTTTGTGCTTTTAATTGGTTTTACTTTTATTAATAAATTTTATAAATTTTCAGAAACTAATATTCAAGATGAAACTACAGATTTTACCTTAATGAGTTTTAATGTACGTTTGTTTAATTTATATGAATGGTTACCCAATAAAGAAGTTCCTGAGCAAATTACAGAAGTTATTCAAAGTTATAATCCAGATATTTTATGTTTACAAGAATATTCTCCAAATGATAAAGTGAGAGTTAGAAATTTTGGTTATAAATACATTAAAGTTGAAGGAGGTAAGAACAAATACGGACAAGCTATTTTTTCTAAATTTGAGATTGTTAATAAAGGTGAAATTAATTTTCCAAACTCAAGTAATAATGTTATTTATGTAGATATAATTAAAAATATTGATACAGTAAGGGTTTATAGCATGCATTTGCAATCTATTAAAATTAGTACAGATATTCATGAAAATATTGATGAAAATAAGTCTAGATTTATTTTTAAAAGAATAAGTAGTGCTTTTAAAGAACAACAATTACAATCGGAATTAATTCAAAAACACTATGAAGAATGTCATTTCCCTAAAATTGTTTGTGGAGATATGAATAATAGCGCTTTTTCTTACGTTTATAGAAATATAAAAGGAAATATGGCAGATGCTTTTGAAAAAGCAGGTTCGGGCTTTGGTGCTTCTTATAATTTTAAATATTATCCCGCTCGAATTGATTATGTTTTTGTAGAAGAAGGAATTGAAGTAAAAGAATTTAAAACCGATAATACGGTTCAGTTAAGTGATCATTTCCCTGTATTTACACGATTAAATTTAGATGTTAAAAATCTTAAATAA
- a CDS encoding WbqC family protein: protein MNILIHPTYFPSISHYVAMMKAETITFEVEDNFQKQSNRNRMYIYSPNGLQLLNIPIVNSSEKHQKYKDVKIDNSTDWQKNHSKSLEAAYRNSPFYEILEYDFQPIFEKKHSFLLDLNFQIFEIINECLRVELPFSKTTEYFHETNQFTDFRNLVNGKKDTFTNDRYTQVFEEKEGFLTNLSILDLLFNEGRCAKDYLKNQLI from the coding sequence ATGAACATTCTAATACATCCAACCTACTTTCCATCAATTAGCCATTATGTGGCAATGATGAAAGCGGAAACGATTACTTTTGAAGTGGAAGATAACTTTCAAAAACAAAGCAATCGCAATAGGATGTATATTTATAGTCCTAATGGCTTACAATTATTAAATATTCCTATTGTTAATTCTTCCGAAAAACATCAAAAATATAAAGATGTGAAAATAGACAACAGCACTGATTGGCAAAAGAATCATTCTAAATCATTAGAAGCTGCTTATAGAAATTCGCCCTTTTATGAAATTTTAGAATATGATTTTCAACCAATTTTTGAAAAAAAACACAGCTTTTTATTAGACCTAAATTTTCAAATTTTTGAAATAATAAATGAATGTTTAAGAGTTGAATTGCCTTTTTCTAAAACTACCGAATATTTTCATGAAACTAATCAATTTACAGATTTTAGAAATTTAGTAAACGGAAAAAAAGACACTTTTACAAACGATCGTTACACACAAGTTTTTGAGGAAAAAGAAGGATTTCTAACAAACTTAAGTATTTTAGATTTACTTTTTAATGAAGGAAGATGCGCTAAAGATTATTTGAAAAATCAACTTATTTAA
- a CDS encoding four helix bundle protein — protein MYTYSFEKLEVWQESKDFCVLIYKITSSFPDDEKFGLTSQLRRATVSISSNIAEGSARSTYKDKAHFTTIAFSSAIEVLNQLIIAFELNYISEETYQNLRGKIESVTNKLNALRKFQQSKI, from the coding sequence ATGTATACGTATTCATTTGAAAAACTAGAAGTTTGGCAAGAATCTAAAGATTTCTGTGTATTAATTTACAAAATAACTTCAAGTTTTCCAGATGATGAAAAATTTGGACTAACATCACAATTAAGAAGAGCTACTGTTTCAATAAGCTCTAACATTGCTGAAGGATCTGCCAGAAGTACTTATAAGGACAAAGCGCATTTTACAACTATTGCTTTTAGTTCTGCAATAGAAGTATTAAATCAGTTAATTATCGCTTTTGAATTAAATTATATTTCTGAAGAAACTTATCAAAACTTAAGAGGAAAAATAGAAAGTGTAACGAACAAATTAAATGCTTTGAGAAAATTCCAACAATCTAAAATTTAA
- the lepB gene encoding signal peptidase I produces the protein MSITGWLLLIVLVQVIHFAGTWKLYEKAGRKSWEAAIPVYNAIVLMKIINRPTWYTVLLFIPIINLIMFPVIWVETLRSFGKNSTLDTILGVLTLGFYVAYVNYTQDVTYINNRNLTPVNKGAETVSSLLFAIVVATFVHTYFIQPYTIPSSSLEKSLLIGDFLFVSKFHYGARTPMTTVAAPMVHDTLPIINKTSYLYNDNDETSWKNKLQLPYFRFPGFQKIERNDIVVFNWPADTLYNMYKPADRRYSKPIDKKTNYVKRCTAIAGDTLSIVDGIVFINGKESILPERARPQYSYKVALDGKTAINFEYLLDELNITDGAYQIAPDTIIFSALPFDNAERLKNIPGITLVKRIINKGSEDGIFPDFGDGKPSTTRNWNKDNMGPIYIPEAGKTVALTKENLPFYNKIIGEYEGNDLVVSDNEIKINGQVANSYTFKQDYYWMMGDNRHNSLDARYFGFTPADHIVGKPIFIWMSWNSSGKGIMNKIRWERLFTTVSGEGQPQSYFKYFLGLLALYFVGEYFWKKKKKSV, from the coding sequence ATGTCAATAACAGGTTGGTTACTATTAATAGTATTAGTTCAAGTAATTCATTTTGCTGGAACTTGGAAATTATATGAAAAAGCAGGTAGAAAATCTTGGGAAGCTGCTATACCGGTTTACAATGCAATCGTTTTAATGAAAATCATTAATCGCCCTACTTGGTATACCGTATTACTTTTCATTCCAATTATTAACTTAATAATGTTTCCCGTGATTTGGGTTGAAACACTTCGTAGTTTTGGAAAAAACAGTACTCTTGACACAATTCTTGGCGTACTTACTTTAGGTTTTTATGTAGCCTATGTAAACTACACTCAAGATGTAACTTACATTAACAATAGAAATTTAACGCCTGTAAACAAAGGAGCAGAAACCGTAAGCTCTTTACTTTTTGCAATTGTCGTAGCAACTTTTGTACATACTTATTTTATTCAGCCTTATACAATTCCTTCTTCTTCATTAGAAAAATCATTATTAATTGGAGATTTCTTATTTGTAAGTAAATTTCATTACGGAGCCAGAACACCGATGACAACTGTTGCTGCACCAATGGTTCATGATACATTACCGATTATCAATAAAACATCATATCTATATAATGACAATGATGAAACATCTTGGAAAAACAAATTGCAATTGCCTTATTTTAGATTTCCAGGCTTTCAAAAAATAGAACGCAATGATATTGTAGTTTTCAATTGGCCTGCTGATACATTATACAACATGTATAAACCAGCAGATAGAAGATATAGTAAACCAATTGACAAAAAAACAAACTATGTAAAAAGATGTACTGCAATTGCTGGTGACACTTTAAGCATTGTTGATGGAATTGTATTTATTAATGGAAAAGAATCTATTTTACCAGAAAGAGCAAGACCACAGTATTCATACAAAGTAGCTTTAGATGGAAAAACAGCTATAAATTTTGAATATTTATTAGACGAATTAAACATTACGGATGGCGCCTACCAAATTGCACCAGACACTATTATATTTAGTGCACTTCCATTTGACAATGCAGAACGTTTAAAAAACATTCCTGGGATAACTCTTGTGAAAAGAATAATTAACAAAGGTTCTGAAGATGGAATTTTCCCTGATTTTGGTGATGGAAAGCCTTCAACAACAAGAAATTGGAACAAAGATAACATGGGACCGATTTATATTCCTGAAGCTGGAAAAACAGTTGCTTTAACCAAAGAAAATTTACCTTTTTACAACAAAATTATAGGTGAATATGAAGGTAATGATTTAGTAGTTTCTGATAATGAAATTAAAATTAACGGTCAAGTAGCCAATTCATATACTTTTAAACAAGATTACTATTGGATGATGGGGGATAATCGTCATAATTCATTAGACGCACGTTATTTTGGCTTCACTCCTGCCGATCATATTGTAGGTAAACCTATTTTTATTTGGATGAGTTGGAATTCAAGTGGAAAAGGAATTATGAACAAAATAAGATGGGAACGTTTATTTACAACAGTAAGTGGAGAAGGGCAACCTCAATCTTACTTTAAATATTTCTTAGGGTTATTAGCTTTGTATTTTGTTGGAGAATATTTTTGGAAAAAGAAGAAGAAAAGTGTTTAG
- the dapB gene encoding 4-hydroxy-tetrahydrodipicolinate reductase, producing MKIALLGYGKMGKVIEQIALERGHTIVLKKTSADSFEGLENADVAIDFSVPTTAVNHISECLNRNIPVISGTTGWLEDYEKMVDLCNQKNGSFIYGSNFSLGVNIFFELNRQLAKMMQNLKQYNVSMEEIHHTQKLDAPSGTAISLANDIIKNSDYINWSLTKDETSIYIDAKRIENVPGTHSVFYDSKVDQIEIKHTAHSREGFALGSVIAAEWIIGKKGVFTMKDVLGI from the coding sequence ATGAAAATTGCACTTTTAGGTTACGGAAAAATGGGGAAAGTTATTGAACAAATAGCTTTAGAAAGAGGTCATACAATTGTTCTTAAAAAAACAAGTGCAGATAGTTTCGAAGGACTTGAAAATGCAGATGTTGCAATAGATTTTAGCGTTCCAACTACCGCGGTAAATCACATTTCAGAATGTTTAAATAGAAACATTCCTGTCATTTCTGGAACAACAGGTTGGCTTGAAGATTATGAAAAAATGGTTGATTTATGTAATCAGAAAAATGGAAGTTTTATTTATGGTTCAAACTTTAGTTTAGGAGTAAATATTTTCTTCGAATTAAACAGACAGTTAGCCAAAATGATGCAAAACTTGAAACAATATAATGTTTCTATGGAAGAAATTCATCATACTCAAAAATTAGATGCACCAAGCGGAACTGCAATTTCATTAGCAAATGACATTATAAAAAATTCAGATTATATCAATTGGTCTTTAACAAAAGATGAAACTAGTATATATATTGACGCCAAACGAATTGAAAATGTCCCTGGAACACACAGCGTTTTTTACGATTCAAAAGTCGATCAAATAGAAATTAAACACACCGCACATTCAAGAGAAGGGTTTGCACTAGGTTCTGTTATAGCTGCAGAATGGATTATAGGTAAAAAAGGAGTTTTCACTATGAAAGATGTTTTAGGCATCTAA